The window TCCTGCGAGAACCCGGACAAGTTCCAGTTTGTGGAGAAGAGCCAGTCGTGTGCGCCACGCTGCTCCCCCGCCGTGGACGTCTTCTGGTCCAGGCAGGACAAGGACTTTGCCTTTATTTGGATGACAGTGTGGTCCATCCTCTGCTTTATCTCCACCGCCTTCACCGTCCTCACCTTCCTCCTGGAGCCTCACCGCTTCCAGTACCCGGAGCGCCCCATCATCTTTCTCTCCATGTGCTACAACGTCTACTCCGTGGCCTTCATCATCCGCTCTGTAGCTGGGGCTGAGAACATCGCCTGCGACCGGGAGCACGGAGAGCTGTACATCATCCAGGAGGGGCTGGAGTCGACCGGCTGCACCATCGTCTTCCTCATCCTCTATTACTTTGGCATGGCCTCTTCTATCTGGTGGGTCATCCTCACCCTCACCTGGTTCCTGGCTGCGGGGAAGAAGTGGGGCCACGAGGCTATCGAGGCCCACAGCAACTACTTCCACATGGCTGCGTGGGGCATCCCTGCTCTGAagaccatcatcatcctcacaaTGAGGAAAGTGGCTGGAGACGAGCTGACGGGGCTGTGCTATGTGGGAAGCATGGACTCGGGGGCACTCACGGGCTTCGTCCTCATCCCTCTGTCCTGCTACCTGATCATCGGCACCTCCTTCATCCTCACGGGCTTTGTGGCGCTCTTCCACATCCGCAAAGTGATGAAGACAGAGGGCACCAACACGGAGAAGCTGGAGAAGCTCATGGTGAAAATCGGCATCTACTCCATCCTCTACACGGTGCCTGCCACCTGCGTCATAGTCTGCTACTTCTACGAGAGGCTAAACATGGACTACTGGAAGCTAAGGGGGGTGCAGATGAAGTGCGGCTCGTTCAACGGCCTCAGCAGCGACTGCTCCCTGCAGACGTCGGTGCCCACAGTGGCCGTGTTCATGCTGAAGATCTTCATGTCGCTGGTGGTGGGCATCACCAGTGGCGTGTGGGTGTGGAGCTCTAAGACCCTGCAGACCTGGCAGGGCCTGTGCAGCCGGAAGCTGACAGACAGGACTAGAAGCAGGAAACCCTGCAGCGGCGTCAGCTGCGGCAGCACACACTGCCACTACAAGTCTCCTGCTGTGGTGCTACACATGGCCAAGACTGACCTGCACTCAGACAACCCCACACATGTCTGAGAGGGagcgtgacacacacacacacacacacacactgtcaattGCAACTAtatacactaacaaacacacacacacacacacacacacacacacgccctgCGTAAGGAGCTGCTAAAGACTTTGTAAGAAGATGAGTGGTTGAGTTGAACTGTCAgtcgctgctctgctgctgccgAGGGACACACAGGTACAGGAGTCACTATGAGAAACTATCTATAAAAACAGTATTCAGTGCGTTAAGGGAAATGTTCAGTATTGTTACccatatttttctgtttcatagTGTTCTGTGCAGTAGACATGCCCAGTgttcaaagcaaaaaaaaaaaaaaacctgtaaagGGAGGTATCAAGGGAGATATCCTCTTCCCTGAAAGTGGCATGATTAACTGTATAA is drawn from Epinephelus fuscoguttatus linkage group LG5, E.fuscoguttatus.final_Chr_v1 and contains these coding sequences:
- the fzd9b gene encoding frizzled-9b, producing MSMDGCPLKVVIFLWCLLVISGSSFEIGSYDLERGRPAKCEPIVIPMCEGIGYNLTRMPNFMDHDDQREAAIKLNEFAPLVAYGCDVHLRFFLCSLYAPMCTDKVSTSIPACRPMCEQARERCAPIMKKFSYTWPDSLDCSKLPTRNDPNALCMEAPENETRTEVKKGEGMLPVPPRPRQPGTSSGRSPGSMGSCENPDKFQFVEKSQSCAPRCSPAVDVFWSRQDKDFAFIWMTVWSILCFISTAFTVLTFLLEPHRFQYPERPIIFLSMCYNVYSVAFIIRSVAGAENIACDREHGELYIIQEGLESTGCTIVFLILYYFGMASSIWWVILTLTWFLAAGKKWGHEAIEAHSNYFHMAAWGIPALKTIIILTMRKVAGDELTGLCYVGSMDSGALTGFVLIPLSCYLIIGTSFILTGFVALFHIRKVMKTEGTNTEKLEKLMVKIGIYSILYTVPATCVIVCYFYERLNMDYWKLRGVQMKCGSFNGLSSDCSLQTSVPTVAVFMLKIFMSLVVGITSGVWVWSSKTLQTWQGLCSRKLTDRTRSRKPCSGVSCGSTHCHYKSPAVVLHMAKTDLHSDNPTHV